From the genome of Neisseria lisongii, one region includes:
- a CDS encoding oxidative damage protection protein, which translates to MTRMVQCVKLGREAEGMKFPPLPNELGKRIFENVSQEAWQAWTRHQTMLINENRLSLADPRAREYLAQQMEQYFFGDGADQVQGYVPK; encoded by the coding sequence ATGACCCGCATGGTTCAATGCGTCAAACTCGGCCGTGAAGCCGAAGGCATGAAATTCCCGCCGTTGCCCAACGAATTGGGCAAACGGATTTTTGAAAACGTGTCCCAAGAAGCATGGCAGGCGTGGACCCGCCACCAAACCATGCTGATCAACGAAAACCGCCTCAGCCTCGCCGATCCCCGTGCGCGCGAGTATCTGGCGCAGCAAATGGAACAGTATTTCTTCGGCGACGGTGCCGATCAGGTTCAAGGCTATGTGCCGAAATAA
- a CDS encoding Bax inhibitor-1 family protein gives MNHDVYDYTTNTVPQNTVLQKTYRLLGLSFIPAAAGAFIASQAGFSIYAMLGGKFIGFIAMMVFFYGMVFLIEKNRYSNTGATLLMVFTFGMGVLISPLLQYALNVHKGSQIVGIAAVMTAAVFFTMSALAKRSNVNMSSLGNFMTIGAIVLMIGVVANLFLSIPALSLALSAGFVLFSSVMIMFQVRQVIEGGEDSHISAALTIFISLYNIFSSLLHILLSLNRDE, from the coding sequence ATGAATCACGACGTTTACGACTACACCACGAATACCGTGCCGCAAAATACGGTATTGCAGAAAACCTACCGCCTGCTCGGTTTATCGTTTATCCCCGCCGCAGCCGGTGCCTTTATCGCATCGCAGGCCGGTTTCAGCATTTACGCCATGCTCGGCGGAAAATTTATCGGCTTTATCGCCATGATGGTATTTTTCTACGGCATGGTGTTTCTGATTGAGAAAAACCGTTACAGCAACACCGGTGCCACCCTGCTGATGGTGTTCACATTCGGCATGGGCGTATTAATCAGCCCGCTGCTGCAATATGCGCTCAACGTCCACAAAGGTTCGCAAATTGTCGGCATCGCCGCCGTGATGACCGCCGCCGTGTTCTTCACCATGTCGGCACTCGCCAAACGCAGCAACGTCAATATGAGTTCGCTCGGCAACTTCATGACCATCGGTGCGATTGTGTTGATGATCGGCGTGGTCGCCAACCTGTTTTTGAGCATTCCGGCACTGAGTTTGGCACTTTCCGCAGGTTTCGTCCTGTTCAGCTCGGTAATGATTATGTTCCAAGTGCGCCAAGTGATTGAAGGCGGCGAAGACAGCCACATCAGCGCAGCGCTGACCATCTTCATCTCACTGTACAACATCTTCAGCAGCCTGCTGCATATCCTGCTCTCGCTCAACCGAGACGAATAA
- the coaD gene encoding pantetheine-phosphate adenylyltransferase produces the protein MTAPLRRAVYAGSFDPPTLGHLWMIKEAQALFDELIVAIGINPEKQNTYTVAERQAMLEAVTGCFPNVKIAVFENRFLVHYARSVHARFIVRGIRTAGDYEYERSMRYINSDLAPEISTVFLMPPREIAEVSSTMVKGLVGPEGWREMIKRYLPEAVYHKILHDHRDKV, from the coding sequence ATGACCGCCCCCCTCCGCCGTGCCGTTTACGCCGGCAGCTTCGACCCGCCAACTCTCGGCCATCTTTGGATGATAAAGGAAGCCCAAGCCCTGTTTGACGAACTGATTGTCGCCATCGGCATCAACCCCGAAAAACAGAACACCTACACCGTAGCCGAACGCCAAGCCATGCTGGAAGCCGTAACCGGCTGTTTTCCCAACGTCAAAATTGCCGTTTTCGAAAACCGCTTCCTCGTCCACTACGCCCGCAGCGTCCACGCCCGCTTTATCGTACGCGGCATCCGCACCGCCGGCGACTACGAATACGAACGTTCCATGCGCTACATCAACAGCGACCTCGCACCGGAAATTTCCACCGTCTTCCTGATGCCGCCAAGAGAAATCGCCGAAGTGTCGTCCACCATGGTCAAAGGACTGGTCGGCCCCGAAGGCTGGCGGGAAATGATTAAACGCTACTTGCCCGAAGCGGTGTATCACAAAATACTGCACGACCATCGGGATAAGGTTTGA
- a CDS encoding cytochrome C assembly family protein — MPIVLICLIAVYAALSAFVWTHHKKYGGKRYPLALELGILGAALLAHGAALMMPVLQDHILITGFGYSVSLIVWLMLMLYFAGSFFYCLRGLQLLLYPCATLMMLLGLIFPGKFVGYQISDLPFMLHIGTSLLAYGLFGIVTLFAVLILLLNRSLHKRRFSTLANFLPPLLSLEKIMFRTMLAGFVLLTYSVVSGTFFSESVFGKPFVLTHKTVFSIISWLIYAALLLKHSMMAWRGKKAAIWTIIGFASLVLAYVGSKFVLEVILHR; from the coding sequence ATGCCTATCGTTTTAATCTGCCTGATTGCGGTGTATGCCGCCCTTTCTGCCTTTGTGTGGACGCACCACAAAAAATACGGCGGCAAACGCTACCCGCTCGCCCTCGAATTGGGCATTTTGGGCGCAGCGCTGCTGGCACACGGCGCAGCATTGATGATGCCCGTGCTGCAAGACCATATCCTGATTACCGGCTTCGGCTACTCGGTCAGCCTGATAGTGTGGCTGATGCTGATGCTTTATTTTGCCGGCAGCTTCTTCTACTGCCTGCGGGGGCTGCAGCTGCTGCTGTATCCCTGCGCCACGCTGATGATGCTGCTCGGACTGATTTTCCCCGGCAAATTTGTCGGCTACCAAATCAGCGATTTACCGTTTATGCTGCATATCGGCACATCGCTGCTGGCGTATGGGCTGTTCGGCATCGTTACCCTGTTTGCCGTGCTGATTCTGCTGCTCAACCGCAGCCTGCACAAACGCCGCTTTTCCACCCTTGCCAATTTCCTGCCGCCGCTGTTGAGCTTGGAAAAAATCATGTTCCGCACCATGCTGGCGGGATTTGTATTGCTCACTTATTCAGTGGTCAGCGGCACATTCTTCTCCGAAAGTGTGTTCGGCAAACCGTTTGTGCTGACACATAAAACCGTGTTCAGCATTATCTCATGGCTGATTTATGCCGCCCTGCTGCTCAAACACAGCATGATGGCATGGCGGGGCAAAAAAGCCGCCATTTGGACCATCATCGGCTTCGCCAGTCTGGTTTTGGCGTATGTCGGCAGTAAGTTTGTATTGGAAGTGATTCTGCACCGCTGA
- the ffh gene encoding signal recognition particle protein — MLDNLTNRFSNVLKNIRGHAKLTEDNIKEALREVRLALLEADVALPVVKEFVNNVKEKALGQEVTGSLTPDQAFIGVVNEALIELMGKENKTLDLSVSPPAVVLMAGLQGAGKTTTVGKLARLLKAEQKKKILVVSADVYRPAAIEQLRLLAEQVGVDFFPSDVSQQPVDIARAAVDYAKKHFYDVLMVDTAGRLAIDEEMMNEIKALHAAVNPVETLFVVDAMLGQDAVNTAQAFNEALPLTGVILTKMDGDSRGGAALSVRQVTGKPIKFIGIGEKVSGLEPFHPDRIASRILGMGDVLSLIEDVQKGIDEEAAAKMAKKIQKGKGFDLNDFKEQIQQMRNMGGLENLMSKMPGQIGQLSKQIPEGTAEKAMGKVEAIINSMTPKERANPALIKAGRKRRIAAGAGTTVQEVNKMLKQFEQSQQMMKMFSGNGMAKLMRMAKGLKGMKGMFPGL; from the coding sequence ATGTTAGACAATTTAACCAACCGTTTCAGCAATGTGCTGAAAAATATCCGAGGCCACGCCAAGCTGACCGAAGACAATATCAAAGAAGCCCTGCGGGAAGTCCGCCTTGCCCTGCTTGAAGCCGACGTTGCCCTGCCGGTGGTCAAAGAATTTGTGAACAATGTCAAAGAAAAAGCGCTCGGTCAGGAAGTAACGGGCAGCCTCACACCCGATCAGGCGTTTATCGGCGTGGTCAATGAAGCCCTGATTGAATTGATGGGCAAGGAAAACAAAACGCTGGATTTGTCGGTGTCGCCGCCGGCGGTGGTGTTGATGGCCGGTTTGCAGGGTGCGGGTAAAACCACGACCGTGGGCAAACTGGCACGCCTGCTCAAAGCCGAGCAGAAAAAGAAAATTCTGGTGGTGTCCGCCGACGTGTACCGCCCCGCCGCCATCGAACAGCTGCGCCTGCTGGCCGAACAGGTCGGCGTGGACTTTTTCCCGTCCGATGTCAGCCAGCAGCCGGTGGACATTGCCCGTGCTGCCGTCGATTATGCCAAAAAACATTTCTATGACGTGCTGATGGTCGATACCGCCGGCCGCTTGGCGATTGACGAAGAAATGATGAACGAAATTAAGGCATTGCACGCTGCAGTCAATCCGGTGGAAACCCTGTTTGTGGTCGATGCCATGCTCGGTCAGGATGCTGTGAACACGGCGCAGGCGTTTAACGAAGCCCTGCCGCTCACCGGTGTGATTCTGACCAAAATGGACGGCGATTCGCGCGGCGGTGCGGCATTGTCGGTGCGCCAAGTTACCGGCAAACCGATTAAATTTATCGGTATCGGCGAAAAAGTCAGCGGTCTCGAGCCGTTCCACCCCGACCGTATCGCCAGCCGCATTTTGGGCATGGGCGACGTGTTGAGCCTGATTGAGGACGTTCAAAAAGGCATAGACGAAGAAGCCGCCGCCAAAATGGCGAAAAAAATCCAAAAGGGCAAGGGTTTTGATTTAAATGATTTTAAAGAACAAATCCAGCAAATGCGCAATATGGGCGGCTTGGAAAACCTGATGTCGAAAATGCCGGGGCAAATCGGCCAGCTTTCCAAACAGATTCCCGAAGGCACGGCGGAAAAAGCGATGGGCAAAGTCGAGGCGATTATCAATTCGATGACCCCGAAAGAACGTGCCAATCCGGCGCTGATTAAGGCCGGACGCAAACGCCGCATTGCCGCCGGTGCGGGAACGACGGTGCAGGAAGTCAATAAAATGCTCAAGCAGTTTGAACAGTCGCAGCAGATGATGAAGATGTTCAGCGGCAACGGCATGGCCAAGCTGATGCGCATGGCAAAAGGTCTGAAAGGCATGAAGGGCATGTTCCCCGGCCTGTGA
- a CDS encoding amino acid ABC transporter permease, translating into MNWPYLIAAIPKFVEAAKLTLELSLYGIALSLLLGLAVAVVTAYQIKPLNTLARAYIELSRNTPLLIQLFFLYYGLPKIGIKWDGFTCGVIALVFLGGSYMAEAIRAGILAVPKGQVEAGKSIGLSRLQVFRHIELPQAWAVAVPALGANVLFLMKETSVISAVGIAELLFVTKDIIGMDYKTNEALFLLFASYLIILLPVSLLARWAEKRMRRAKYGA; encoded by the coding sequence ATGAACTGGCCCTATCTGATTGCTGCGATACCGAAATTTGTCGAAGCGGCAAAACTCACGCTTGAGCTGTCGCTTTACGGCATCGCCCTGTCGCTGCTGCTCGGGCTGGCGGTGGCGGTGGTAACCGCCTATCAAATCAAGCCGCTCAACACGCTGGCCCGTGCCTACATCGAGCTTTCTCGCAACACGCCGCTGCTGATTCAGCTTTTTTTCCTGTACTACGGCCTGCCGAAAATCGGCATTAAGTGGGACGGTTTCACCTGCGGCGTGATTGCCTTGGTCTTTTTGGGCGGAAGCTATATGGCGGAAGCCATCCGTGCCGGTATTCTCGCCGTGCCGAAAGGACAGGTCGAAGCGGGCAAGTCCATCGGTTTGAGCCGCCTGCAGGTGTTCCGCCATATCGAACTGCCGCAGGCGTGGGCGGTAGCGGTGCCGGCGCTGGGGGCAAATGTGTTGTTTTTAATGAAGGAAACTTCGGTAATCAGCGCCGTCGGCATTGCCGAACTGCTGTTTGTAACCAAAGACATTATCGGCATGGACTATAAAACCAACGAAGCCCTGTTTCTGCTGTTTGCCAGCTATCTGATTATCCTGCTGCCGGTTTCGCTGCTGGCACGCTGGGCGGAAAAACGGATGCGGAGGGCGAAATATGGCGCTTGA
- a CDS encoding amino acid ABC transporter permease: protein MALDWLFEGQNIARLAQGLRLTAEISLISVLLSCILGTLFGLLLRADNPLLRFVSRLYLETMRIVPILVWLFGFYFGLSVWTGIHVDGFWVCVWVFVLWGIAEMGDLVRGALASIETHQVESGLALGLSRWQVFCHIELPQSIRRVLPGAINLFTRMIKTSSLAALIGVIEVVKVGQQIIENSLLVMPNASFWVYGLIFVLYFACCYPLSLWAARLERKWEH from the coding sequence ATGGCGCTTGATTGGCTGTTTGAAGGGCAAAACATCGCCCGTTTGGCACAAGGGCTGCGGCTGACGGCGGAAATCTCGCTGATTTCGGTGCTGCTGTCCTGTATTTTGGGTACGCTGTTCGGCCTGCTGCTGCGTGCCGACAACCCGCTGCTGCGTTTCGTCAGCCGCCTGTATCTCGAAACCATGCGCATTGTGCCGATTTTGGTGTGGTTGTTCGGCTTTTATTTCGGGCTGTCGGTTTGGACGGGCATTCATGTGGACGGTTTTTGGGTCTGCGTGTGGGTGTTTGTGTTGTGGGGCATCGCCGAAATGGGCGACTTGGTGCGGGGTGCGCTCGCTTCCATCGAAACCCACCAAGTCGAATCAGGGCTGGCGCTGGGCTTGAGCCGTTGGCAGGTATTCTGCCACATCGAATTGCCGCAAAGTATCCGCCGGGTTTTGCCGGGTGCCATCAACCTCTTTACCCGCATGATTAAAACCAGCTCGCTGGCGGCCTTAATCGGCGTGATTGAAGTCGTAAAAGTCGGCCAGCAGATTATCGAAAACTCGCTGCTGGTCATGCCCAACGCCTCGTTTTGGGTGTACGGACTGATTTTTGTGCTGTATTTTGCGTGCTGCTATCCGCTTTCACTGTGGGCGGCACGCTTGGAACGCAAATGGGAACACTGA
- a CDS encoding amino acid ABC transporter ATP-binding protein produces the protein MALLSIRNLHKQYGSTTAIPSLDLDLQKGEVIVLLGPSGCGKSTLLRCINGLEEHQGGSIVMDGVGEFGKDVSWQQARQKVGMVFQSYELFAHMNVIDNILLGPLKAQNRSRAEVEAQADKLLARVGLLDRKTAYPRELSGGQKQRIAIVRTLCMNPEVILLDEITAALDPEMVREVLDVVLELAKEGMSMLIVTHEMGFARKVADRIVFLDAGKIIEENTPEGFFSDPKSERAKQFLAGMDY, from the coding sequence ATGGCTTTATTGAGCATACGCAATCTACACAAACAATACGGCAGCACAACCGCCATTCCGTCGCTGGACTTAGACCTGCAAAAAGGCGAAGTCATCGTTCTGCTCGGCCCGTCCGGCTGCGGCAAATCCACGCTGCTGCGCTGCATCAACGGTTTGGAAGAACATCAGGGCGGCAGCATCGTCATGGACGGTGTCGGCGAATTCGGCAAAGACGTATCATGGCAGCAGGCACGGCAGAAAGTCGGCATGGTGTTTCAAAGTTACGAACTGTTTGCCCATATGAACGTTATCGACAACATCCTGCTCGGCCCGCTCAAAGCCCAAAACCGCAGCCGTGCCGAAGTCGAAGCGCAGGCAGACAAACTGCTGGCACGGGTCGGCCTGCTCGACCGCAAAACCGCCTACCCCCGGGAATTATCGGGCGGACAGAAACAGCGTATCGCCATCGTGCGCACATTGTGTATGAATCCCGAAGTGATTCTGCTGGACGAAATCACCGCCGCCCTCGATCCCGAAATGGTACGGGAAGTGTTGGACGTAGTGCTGGAATTGGCCAAAGAAGGCATGAGTATGCTGATTGTTACCCACGAAATGGGCTTCGCCCGCAAAGTGGCCGACCGCATCGTCTTTTTAGATGCCGGCAAAATCATCGAAGAAAACACCCCCGAAGGCTTTTTCTCCGACCCCAAAAGCGAACGTGCCAAACAGTTTCTGGCCGGCATGGACTACTAA
- a CDS encoding cysteine ABC transporter substrate-binding protein — protein sequence MKLNSKFKALLAGVTLSLGLAACGGSAQEAADKPAAAADTVAAIKEKGVIRIGVFGDKPPFGYVDAEGKNQGFDVEIAKEMAKDLLGSPDKVEFVLTEAANRVEYIRSGKVDVLLANFTQTPERAEAVDFAEPYMKVALGVVSPKNQPITDVAQLKDQTLLVNKGTTADAFFTKNHPEVKLLKFDQNTETFDALKDGRGVALSHDNALLWAWAKENPDFEVAIGNIGPAESIAPAVKKGDQALLDWVNSEIAAMKKDGRLKTAYEKTLMPVYGDKVKPEELLAE from the coding sequence ATGAAACTGAACAGCAAATTCAAAGCCCTGCTCGCAGGCGTTACCCTCAGCCTCGGACTGGCCGCCTGCGGCGGTTCGGCACAGGAAGCCGCCGACAAACCGGCAGCCGCAGCCGACACCGTTGCCGCCATCAAAGAAAAAGGCGTTATCCGCATCGGCGTATTCGGCGACAAACCGCCGTTCGGCTATGTTGATGCCGAGGGCAAAAACCAAGGCTTTGACGTAGAAATCGCCAAAGAAATGGCCAAAGACCTGCTCGGCAGCCCCGACAAAGTCGAATTTGTGCTGACCGAAGCGGCCAACCGTGTCGAATACATCCGTTCCGGCAAAGTGGACGTTTTGCTCGCCAACTTCACCCAAACCCCTGAACGTGCCGAAGCCGTCGATTTCGCCGAGCCTTACATGAAAGTCGCCTTGGGCGTGGTTTCTCCGAAAAACCAACCCATTACCGACGTTGCCCAGTTGAAAGACCAAACCCTGCTGGTCAACAAAGGCACCACCGCCGATGCGTTTTTCACTAAAAACCACCCTGAAGTCAAACTGTTGAAATTCGACCAAAACACCGAAACCTTCGACGCTTTGAAAGACGGCCGCGGCGTGGCACTGTCGCACGACAATGCGCTGCTGTGGGCGTGGGCAAAAGAAAACCCTGATTTTGAAGTAGCCATCGGCAACATCGGCCCGGCCGAATCCATTGCCCCTGCGGTGAAAAAAGGCGACCAAGCCCTGCTGGATTGGGTAAACAGCGAAATTGCCGCCATGAAAAAAGACGGCCGTCTGAAAACCGCCTACGAAAAAACCCTGATGCCGGTGTACGGCGACAAAGTGAAACCGGAAGAGCTGCTGGCCGAATAA
- the polA gene encoding DNA polymerase I, producing MSKPTLLLVDGSSYLYRAYHAMGQNLSAPDGVPTGALYGVLNMLRRLRSEYPHDYCAVVFDAKGKNFRHDLFEEYKATRPPMPDDLRPQAEALPDLVRLMGWPVLVVPDVEADDVIGTLAKQGGEAGWNVIISTGDKDMAQLVNEQVTLVNTMSGETLDIAGVIGKFGVRPDQIRDYLALMGDKVDNVPGVEKCGPKTAVKWLDAYGSLEGVMANAAEIKGKVGENLAAALPRLPLSYELVTIKTDVDLHGDLPEGLDSLRRRTPKWAQLAVDFKRWGFRTWLKEAETQLKAGANEDLFGSDTVGEQAALAEERAEPVLAAAPQSLNYAAVTDEAAFQALLDKLAQAEQIGIDTETTSLDAMQAKLVGISIAFTAGEAVYLPLGHNPTAAPEQLDLADVLGRLKIHLENPALQKIGQNLKYDQHVFANYGIALNGIAGDAMLASYILESHLGHGLDELAERWLGLPTITYESLCGKGAKQISFADVDVAQATEYAAQDADFALRIEAHLKQQMDAKQLDMYQNMELPVAQVLFEMERCGVQIDSDELARQSRELGQRLLELEQQAYETAGQPFNLNSPKQLQEILFGKMGIPTKGLKKTASGGISTNEAVLEQLALDYPLPKIILENRSLAKLKSTYTDKLPEMIAPQDKRVHTTYAQAVAITGRLASSNPNLQNIPIRTEEGRRVRKAFTAPENSVIVSADYSQIELRIMAHLSGDATLIHAFQNGEDVHRRTAAEVFGIAADQVSSEQRRYAKTINFGLIYGMGQYGLAKSLGIDNLSAKTFIDRYFARYPGVAEYMQRTKEQAAAQGFVETLFGRRLYLPDIHSKNANARAGAERAAINAPMQGTASDLIKRAMIAVRNHLISDGLASKLVMQVHDELVLEVPHTELEHIRTHLPQIMAAVDGGLMAVPLLAEVGVGENWEAAH from the coding sequence ATGTCCAAACCGACCCTGCTGTTAGTTGACGGTTCTTCTTATCTTTACCGTGCGTATCATGCGATGGGACAGAATCTGAGTGCGCCCGACGGCGTGCCGACCGGTGCGCTGTACGGCGTGCTGAATATGCTGCGCCGCCTGCGCAGCGAGTATCCGCATGATTATTGTGCCGTTGTATTTGATGCAAAAGGAAAAAATTTCCGCCACGATTTATTTGAAGAATACAAGGCAACTCGTCCGCCCATGCCTGATGATTTGCGGCCGCAGGCGGAAGCCTTGCCGGACTTGGTGCGGCTGATGGGCTGGCCGGTGCTGGTTGTGCCGGATGTGGAGGCGGACGATGTTATCGGCACGCTGGCCAAACAGGGCGGCGAAGCGGGCTGGAATGTGATTATTTCCACCGGCGACAAAGATATGGCACAGTTGGTCAATGAGCAGGTAACGCTGGTAAACACCATGAGCGGCGAAACGCTGGATATTGCCGGCGTCATCGGCAAATTCGGCGTGCGGCCGGATCAGATTCGGGATTATCTGGCGCTGATGGGCGACAAAGTGGACAATGTGCCGGGCGTGGAAAAATGCGGCCCGAAAACCGCTGTAAAATGGCTGGACGCTTACGGTTCACTCGAAGGCGTGATGGCGAACGCCGCCGAAATCAAAGGCAAAGTCGGCGAAAATCTGGCCGCTGCCCTACCCCGTTTGCCGCTGTCTTACGAACTGGTTACGATTAAAACCGATGTCGATTTGCACGGCGACTTGCCCGAAGGTTTGGACAGCCTGCGCCGCCGCACGCCGAAATGGGCGCAACTGGCGGTGGACTTCAAACGCTGGGGTTTCCGCACTTGGCTGAAAGAAGCCGAAACCCAGCTCAAAGCCGGTGCCAATGAAGATTTGTTCGGTAGCGACACCGTGGGCGAACAGGCGGCGCTTGCCGAAGAGCGTGCCGAACCTGTGCTTGCCGCCGCACCGCAAAGCCTGAACTATGCCGCCGTTACCGATGAAGCTGCTTTCCAAGCTCTGTTGGACAAACTGGCGCAGGCGGAACAAATCGGGATTGACACCGAAACCACTTCGCTCGATGCCATGCAGGCAAAACTGGTGGGCATCAGCATCGCTTTTACCGCCGGTGAAGCGGTGTATCTGCCTTTGGGACACAATCCGACCGCCGCCCCCGAACAGTTGGACTTAGCAGATGTGTTAGGCCGTCTGAAAATCCACTTGGAAAACCCTGCCCTGCAGAAAATCGGGCAAAACCTCAAATACGACCAACACGTTTTCGCCAATTACGGCATTGCGCTCAACGGCATTGCCGGCGATGCCATGCTCGCCTCGTATATTCTCGAAAGCCATTTGGGACACGGTTTGGACGAACTCGCCGAACGCTGGCTCGGCCTGCCGACCATCACCTACGAATCCCTGTGCGGCAAGGGGGCGAAGCAGATTTCCTTTGCCGATGTCGATGTGGCGCAGGCCACCGAATACGCCGCCCAAGATGCCGATTTTGCGCTGCGTATCGAGGCTCATCTCAAGCAGCAGATGGATGCCAAACAGCTCGACATGTATCAAAACATGGAATTGCCGGTGGCGCAGGTATTGTTTGAAATGGAACGCTGCGGCGTGCAGATTGATTCGGACGAACTCGCCCGCCAAAGCCGGGAATTGGGCCAACGCCTGCTCGAATTGGAGCAGCAGGCATACGAAACCGCCGGTCAGCCGTTCAACCTCAATTCGCCCAAACAGCTTCAGGAAATCCTGTTCGGCAAAATGGGGATTCCGACCAAAGGCCTGAAAAAAACCGCCTCCGGCGGCATTTCCACCAACGAAGCCGTATTGGAACAGCTTGCCCTCGATTATCCGCTGCCGAAAATCATCTTGGAAAACCGCAGCTTGGCCAAACTCAAATCCACTTATACCGACAAACTGCCCGAAATGATTGCCCCGCAGGATAAACGGGTACACACCACCTACGCCCAAGCCGTCGCCATCACCGGACGGCTTGCCAGCAGCAACCCCAACCTGCAAAACATTCCGATCCGCACCGAAGAAGGCCGCCGGGTACGCAAAGCCTTTACTGCGCCCGAAAACAGCGTGATTGTGTCGGCCGACTATTCGCAAATCGAATTGCGGATTATGGCGCACCTTTCCGGCGATGCCACCCTGATTCATGCCTTCCAAAACGGCGAAGATGTCCACCGCCGCACCGCCGCCGAAGTGTTCGGCATCGCCGCCGACCAAGTCAGCAGCGAGCAGCGCCGCTACGCCAAAACCATCAACTTCGGCCTGATTTACGGCATGGGTCAATACGGTTTGGCAAAATCGCTGGGCATCGACAACCTTTCCGCCAAAACCTTTATCGACCGCTATTTTGCCCGCTACCCCGGCGTTGCCGAATACATGCAGCGCACCAAAGAACAGGCCGCCGCACAAGGCTTTGTCGAAACCCTGTTCGGCCGCCGCCTGTATCTGCCCGACATCCACAGCAAAAACGCCAACGCCCGTGCCGGTGCCGAACGTGCCGCCATCAACGCCCCGATGCAGGGTACGGCCTCGGATTTGATTAAACGGGCGATGATTGCCGTACGCAACCACCTGATTTCAGACGGCCTCGCCAGCAAACTGGTAATGCAGGTGCATGACGAATTGGTGTTGGAAGTGCCGCACACCGAGTTGGAACACATCCGCACACACCTGCCGCAAATCATGGCGGCGGTGGACGGCGGGCTGATGGCCGTGCCACTGCTGGCCGAAGTCGGCGTGGGCGAAAACTGGGAAGCGGCACATTAA
- a CDS encoding YjgN family protein, whose product MDNNIETPMPSENRPDKLQRQRFQFHGNAGEYFQIWIVNLVLGVITLSFYAPWAKVRRLRYLYGNTALAGNRFDFTASPGRILIGRIIALILFLPFVFSSQIDPLYVLAAWGVLALAMPWLIRSSMRFLARNSKYGNSRFYFSASVGKTYWVCMKCLLVSVFSLGLLSPLALYWFKAYQLNHLHAGQLQFKLNSGIGRFYKALLLPYLLAMAAYVLMFAALFAGNDESPEIFALLFFPLYLLMLLSIVLTRAYLFRATWNGTQIGNSRISTDLKPLTYLWISVSNVLACIFTLGLLQPWAFIRMYRYKIESLSINLSDDPQTLENQLQENTTALGEEIADVFDLDISL is encoded by the coding sequence ATGGACAACAATATCGAAACCCCCATGCCGTCTGAAAACCGCCCTGATAAGCTGCAGCGACAGCGTTTTCAGTTTCACGGCAATGCCGGAGAATATTTTCAGATTTGGATTGTCAATTTGGTGCTGGGCGTGATTACGCTGTCGTTTTATGCGCCGTGGGCAAAAGTGCGCCGCCTGCGCTATCTTTACGGCAACACGGCGCTGGCGGGCAACCGCTTTGATTTTACCGCTTCTCCGGGTCGGATTTTAATCGGGCGGATTATCGCACTGATTCTGTTTCTGCCGTTTGTGTTTTCTTCGCAAATCGACCCGCTGTATGTTTTAGCGGCTTGGGGCGTGCTGGCGCTTGCCATGCCGTGGCTGATTCGTTCGAGTATGCGTTTTTTGGCACGCAACAGTAAATACGGCAACAGCCGCTTTTATTTCTCGGCATCGGTCGGCAAAACTTATTGGGTGTGCATGAAATGCCTGCTGGTATCGGTATTCAGTCTCGGCCTGCTCTCGCCCTTAGCGCTGTATTGGTTCAAAGCCTACCAACTCAACCATCTTCATGCGGGACAGCTTCAGTTTAAACTGAACAGCGGCATCGGTCGTTTTTATAAAGCCTTGCTGCTGCCGTATCTGCTGGCGATGGCGGCTTATGTGTTGATGTTTGCTGCGCTGTTTGCAGGCAACGATGAATCGCCTGAAATCTTCGCCCTGCTGTTTTTCCCGCTATATCTCTTGATGTTGCTGAGTATCGTGCTGACACGGGCCTATCTGTTTCGGGCAACTTGGAACGGCACGCAGATCGGCAACAGCAGAATTTCAACCGATTTGAAACCGCTGACCTATCTGTGGATCAGCGTCAGCAATGTGCTTGCCTGCATTTTCACGCTCGGCCTGCTTCAGCCTTGGGCGTTTATTCGGATGTACCGCTACAAAATCGAGAGCCTGTCCATCAATTTGAGCGATGATCCGCAAACGCTGGAAAATCAGTTGCAGGAAAACACCACGGCACTCGGCGAAGAAATTGCCGATGTGTTTGATCTGGATATTTCGCTGTAA